The following coding sequences are from one Hippopotamus amphibius kiboko isolate mHipAmp2 chromosome 9, mHipAmp2.hap2, whole genome shotgun sequence window:
- the PDIA2 gene encoding protein disulfide-isomerase A2 → MDGQLLSVLLLLLGASGLWAQGLGPGGPLEEPPEEEPPEEKPPEEDGILVLSRQTLGLALREHPALLVEFYAPWCGHCKALAPEYSKAAALLAAESAKARLAKVDGPAEPELAEEFAVTEYPTLKFFRDGNRTHPEEYTGPREAEGIAEWLRRRVGPSATRLEDEEGAQALIDARDVVVIGFFQDLEDKDVATFLDLAQDALDMTFGLTDQPQLFQKFGLTTDTVVLFKKYDERRADFPVDEELGLDQRDLSRFLLTHSMHLVTEFNSQTSPKIFAAKILNHLLLFINQTLAPHQELLAGFREAAPPFRGQVLFVVVDVAANNDFVLQYFGLKAEQAPTLRFTNIETTKKYAPVDGGPVTTTSVAAFCRAVLAGEVKPYHLSQEVPPDWDQRPVKTLVGKNFEQVAFDETKNVFIKFYAPWCTHCKEMAPAWEALAQKYRDHKDIVIAELDATANELEDFPVRGFPSLKYFPAGPGRKVIEYKGARDLETFSKFLDSGGELPAEEPTQVPGAPFPEVPKNTTEPKDEL, encoded by the exons ATGGACGGCCAGCTCTTGtcggtgctgctgctgctgcttgggGCCTCAGGCCTGTGGGCACAGGGGCTGGGGCCCGGGGGTCCCTTGGAGGAGCCCCCTGAGGAGGAGCCTCCCGAGGAGAAGCCCCCCGAGGAGGATGGGATCTTGGTGCTGAGCCGTCAGACCCTGGGCCTGGCCTTGCGGGAGCACCCCGCCCTGCTGGTGGAGTTCT ACGCCCCGTGGTGTGGGCACTGCAAGGCACTGGCCCCTGAGTACAGCAAGGCGGCTGCCCTGCTGGCAGCAGAGTCGGCCAAAGCCAGGCTGGCCAAGGTGGATGGGCCCGCAGAGCCAGAGCTGGCCGAGGAGTTTGCAGTGACAGAGTACCCCACGCTTAAGTTCTTCCGTGATGGGAACCGCACGCACCCGGAGGAGTATACTG GCCCCAGGGAGGCCGAGGGCATCGCTGAGTGGCTGAGGCGGCGGGTGGGGCCCAGTGCCACGCGGCTAGAGGATGAGGAGGGTGCTCAAGCACTGATAGATGCCCGGGACGTGGTGGTCATCGGCTTCTTCCAG GACCTGGAGGACAAGGATGTGGCTACCTTCCTGGACCTGGCCCAGGATGCCCTGGACATGACCTTTGGCCTCACTGACCAGCCACAGCTCTTTCAGAAGTTTGGCCTCACCACGGACACTGTGGTCCTCTTCAAAAAA TATGACGAGAGGCGGGCAGACTTCCCAGTGGATGAGGAGCTGGGCCTGGACCAGAGGGATCTGTCACGCTTCCTCCTCACACACAGCATGCACCTGGTCACGGAGTTCAACAGCCAG acGTCCCCTAAGATCTTTGCGGCCAAGATCCTTAACCACTTGCTGCTGTTCATCAACCAGACCCTGGCCCCCCACCAGGAGCTGCTAGCGGGCTTCCGGGAGGCAGCTCCCCCCTTCCGGGGGCAG GTGCTGTTTGTGGTGGTGGACGTGGCAGCCAACAACGACTTCGTGCTCCAGTACTTCGGCCTCAAGGCCGAACAGGCCCCCACCCTACGCTTCACCAACATCGAGACCACCAAGAAGTACGCGCCTGTGGATGGGGGGCCGGTCACCACTACCTCGGTTGCAGCCTTCTGCCGCGCAGTTCTGGCTGGGGAGGTCAAG CCCTATCACTTGAGCCAGGAGGTACCCCCTGACTGGGACCAGCGGCCAGTCAAGACCCTCGTGGGCAAGAATTTCGAGCAGGTGGCTTTCGACGAAACCAAGAACGTGTTCATCAAGTTCT ATGCCCCGTGGTGCACCCACTGCAAGGAGATGGCCCCGGCCTGGGAGGCGTTGGCCCAGAAGTACAGGGACCACAAGGACATCGTCATCGCTGAGCTGGACGCCACGGCCAACGAGCTGGAGGACTTCCCTGTGCGCGGCTTCCCCAGCCTCAAGTACTTCCCAGCGGGGCCTGGTCGGAAG GTGATTGAATACAAAGGCGCCAGGGACCTGGAGACCTTCTCCAAGTTTCTGGACAGCGGGGGTGAGCTGCCTGCAGAGGAGCCCACACAGGTGCCTGGAGCCCCCTTCCCG GAGGTGCCAAAAAACACCACGGAGCCCAAGGACGAGCTGTAG